The genomic segment ttATACCACTACCTCAGCTGAAGTAGACagactatttccgatagacccccaacttagaaccgattaaaatattttaaacagtaaaaaatacaaataagtatatatgttaccctctaaaatgacatagaaaattcaaaaacaaacGAACActgtacaaaaatacatatgaatgtgcatttgtatatacaaaaagGATAACTAAATACATATACTTATAGGTAATCAAAAGATACATGATACATAttttaaacagtaaaaaatacaaataagtacatatgttaccttctaaaatgacatagaacagttcaaagataaattcaacaccgtacaaaatacatatagctttgcatatgtatttacagaatatatATATGATCTATATGTATATTCttgttttatatgagtcacttttgtatttcgcaaatacatatgaagatatataataTAGTCATGTTTGTTactatttaatatgaatatgatatgtatttcgtaaatacatatcagaatcatatttgtattttttgtatagtaatatacatatgaatcagacatgtattctgtaaatacatatgcagagttatatgtatttttttgtaatgtaatatatattatataaaagaaaacatatgcatattatgtattttgtattatatttttgtgaaaaatacATGTAACATAGACTTATGTCATACTTTGTTCTATAGGTATTGCGTGATCATATATTTATGGTAAGAGTACTTCCAAGGTTTGCCCCACATACAGGGGCGGCTCAAGAGAATCCGCGGCCTAAGGCCAAAATCGAACGGAGGCCTTACGTTtttaagacaaaaaaaattatttttatagagtctatttttaaaattatataatcgatttcttctaataattttttttaattaataatagaGTCAATGTACTAATTTATTGACACATAGTTTTCTGGACTAGATATATCAAAATCCATCTAAattcttttatatataaaaatattatttttctataaatagtatttaatatattttttaaaatttataatttattattactaaaaaaggAAATGGGCCTTCAAATTTTGGGGGCCTTAGGCGGCCGTCTTTTTTTCCAAAGGGTTGAGCCACCCTTGCCCACATATAGAATGTTACACAGTCAATGATATTGAAAAACATATTAAGGCGATGTTATCAAAGGAGCAGTACACgattttttgtcataagaatatTTGTGGTGTCTACATGAATAAGAAAAAAGGTGTAGTTCAAGCGCAATTAGTCAGATGTATTATGTcataaatgtattataaattttttgggggcatgtgcatgtatttgtattttgtatatataaatgcatatctatttacatttttgtacggtgttgaatttgtctttgaactgttctATGTCATCCTAGTCTCTAGATgataacatatgtatttatttgtattttgtgtcctatatgttgatatatatacatatgagtgaaatatgtatttctgtaaatatatatgcagatatatatgtatgttttgtattgtaaatacatattcagatttgtatggttatataatttgtatattatttgaatatgtgcatgtgatatatatatttgtcttttcaaaataaaaactagagatagaagagtaaaaagaaaaaagaaaacaaaaatagaaaaagtaaaaaacgaaaaaaaagaagtaaaatataaaaacaaaagaagaaagagaaatagaagtggaaaaataaaagaaaaaaataaaaaaaatagaaaaaagaagaagagaacgaaaataggaaaagaaaaagagatatgagaaaggaaaaaaaacaaagaaaaaaatgaaaaagaaagaaaagagagaagataaagtagaaaggaaaaaataaaaaagaaaaaaattaaaataaaaaaataaaatgataaaaaataagattaaaaaaactaacaagaaaaaaaagttagagatataagagagtgaaagagagaaaaaaaataatgatgtttTGTTTCGAAATTTTGAAGATAATGAagataattattttcaaatatgagaaaggaaaaaacaaagaaaatgaaaaagataaaaaaaaaacgaaaaagaaaaaaaagaagaaagaaaataaagtagaaagaaaaaaaaagaaattaaaataaaaaaataagatgaaaaaagggTAGAAGAAACGGTTATATTGGGGGAAGtaaaatagtggagtgaaaattaAAAAAGGTAAAGTGGTGGGAGTAAAATAAGAGTTTGTCTCGTTAATGAgcaaaataatgttactcttACTATAAActgaaattttacaaaaatattgatatttattgtAACCATTATAagtagtataaataacataaatactaaTCTCCCAAAATACCAATCTTTACAGTCATAAGCATATTAGCCCGATAAAACATAAATTAGTTCAAAAGGCCCAAGAATAAACAGTGCTACTTCGTACATACTCGCTTGATTAATGATGGGCTAATTAAACAGCCCATTTCATATTCTATTTAGGTGAGGTACTTAATTTTTCTTTAGGAAAAGGACAGGAATGGCCATTCAATCTAAACAAATTCCACCGAGTGGCTTAAGGAATTTTATTTCCATATATTAGCCATTGTTGATTAGCTGACTCTTATTCTCTGTTTGCCTTTTATTTTCTCGCCTgcacttttttgttttttcattgttttatttatttttttataaaaatattattattctattttttatttttctgtcaGTGCTTCATACTTAGAAAAGGAAAAGGTCAGTAAATTATAATTCTTCACGTCCATTTTTTCGATCAATTAAATATAAACAGAGTATATTTTTGTctgttatttaaaaataacacATTTCATACAATAATGACACATTTACATACTTTATACACAGTGGCGGACCCAAGAATTCAAGGTTGTGGGTActcaaaatttttataaaaaatagtatgtAACTGTAGGGATTCAAACCCAAAAAGCTGGACATGAGAGTCACATCCTCAAGCCACTGCATCCAACCATATGTTTGTTCTTTGggtgttttttaataaattataccaTTTATTCTGTATTTCTTAgataattatacctaatctacGTCGAGTTAagtgggtgccggagcaccccaaaaTTACACGTGGGTCCGCCCCTGTTTATACATtaatgatacaatttctatacatatcttatacatatacataatctaTACAATAATGATAGAATTTCTATACATATCATATATAAAAATCTATATTCTATACAACAGTTATATagttctatatatattttatataacctTTAGCTgcaataattatttagatatatattttatacaataactatatagtttttatacacatcttatacatatatattttatacaacaatgatgCAGTTTTTATACGCATCATACATATGTAAATTATACAACTATTATACATTTTCAATATACACTTTATAGTATATGTACCTTATTGATACAATTCTTATACCATATTGATGCAAttcttataccatattgatacagttCTTGTACCATATTAATACACTCCTTAAACCATACTAATACAATCTATATATCATATTGATATAGTCCCGACtggctatttttgaaattaatatgaGTCAACTGCAACTCCATGTCCAATAGCTCTAATATGAACCATTTGTTTTTAGTTTgataaagcaaaaaaaataaaaaattacataacattatcacattatttttattttatttttgataacaatatattgtttttaatttctgaatttaccttttaaaattttatttctattcGTTTTGTTATTTGAGTGTAGAAATCACAGATGTCTGTGTATCTAAGATTTAGGAGcaaattttaaggaaaagtacaagAAATATACTACTAACATGTAGGGTGGTTAATGTATttttaaatgataataataattacgAGTTGAAAAAGAATAGATAATTATGTCAAGAGTTGACAATTGATCTATGATTTTTGAATGTACATTTGTCACACGTCAATTGTAATTGAGAGAGAAAGGGAAAGTAGAGTATAACTACTTTTGTTTCTGTAATGGCCATGTCAAACAAATGGTCATGGACTGAAATTACTTCAATCACCATTcccaaatcaaaagagtatgtgaaatgggtagtggttgaacaattaacatcctcaaaacatatttgcgttttgacaaacattactcttaggatattatTTGTTCAACCACTACTCATTCACACACTCCTTAATTAACCACCCCTAATTtatataagctctaatatgattatgtgacttgtttaaactccttcatatgtatagaaattaatttatttatttacttatttaattattcatttttaaacaacatccaagtgaGAGTCTATAACCGTGTACACAGATCTATGTGATCTATGAATAATCAAGAGACCAACCGTTGCACAACCTACAAtgtaagtctacggtagaccaaatgaatgaataaatctTCAAagaacaagtatattttttacatggGATTGAAATTAGTCAACATCgatgacagtctattaagtgtcaccaataGTTCAAGATTGTTTGTTTAACCAACAATTCAACAGTTCAAGTGAttatgcatttaattttttttaatttaattattttctttcatcacTCTCTAATCATGTGATTATgtgtttagatttttttttttaatttaattattttctttcaaactacAAGCTACTGATGGTGTCCATTGATTCATTAGCTGGTGTACCGTAGATCGATTTGCTTGTCTATGATAGACTATACATGTGATctgtatttattttcaaataatttttactCTTTGTGAATTTAATCAAGACAATCTGCAGTTGTATTCATCGAGCAAGCAATAGAAATTTTAAAAGTTAGCTGTACAAAACCCCACCATTGATACAGAAGAATAACCAACACAAAAAGCAACAATCACGAAAAAAGGGCAATAAAATTTGCAAActgaaatatttatattaatatttattcatTGCATAAATACATTTTCATCACCAGAACaagcaaaaaaaacaaaaaaaatctttcttctaataaAAATCCTACCAAGAAAACTTCTTCTGCAATGAATAAAACCaaaaacttataaacataaactaaaataaaaattttaactaaatTTAGGGAGATGGTGGTGGGGGGAGGTGATGTAGTCGGTGCCTTCCATTCCTAGACTTTTCAGAATTGTCCTCAACAAATGAGAAATTCGACGTAGTTCAAGCTTCAAGTAGACGCGGTCTTCACCCAGACCATGGAAAATACGGTCAAAATCGTTTCTCAAGAGTAGGAGATCGTAGTGTCATGGGGGAACTCGTCTGATAAGACGTATGGATATCATTTCAGGAGGCATGGTTGTTTTTTGATTAAGAAGAAGAGGGTTTTGATCTCTTTGGTTTAGGTAGAAGTGAATGGTGTACTTATAGACTCATAAAAAGTATTGTTTCATATTTTTAGCCAATGATCAGTCGACGCGTGTGGGAATAGAAAAGGTTTAGCTTGCATATACcaatattttttgatatgaaTAGACGTATTTGcaatttttaattaattgagaACAAAAAATAATGGTTCAATGCATCGATTAGAGAGATATGACGGTAAAAAGATCCACATAACTTGTTTGATGAGGCATTATATATTCATTAACAATTATTTAATAGACCGTGTAAAATATATATCATAGATTGATGTTATTTATCATAGACAACGCATATATTCGTTTACAGCTGAATGTTAAATTCTACAGAAATGCACAATTATCCCCAAAACAGTGGTTttacaaatgaagaaaaaaagccTATCTAACATTTATTGACCATGCTATATGTGGTTCTTTTGTGCCcgaatttcttgcatattgaacattTATTTCCTCTTTTGGAATTGAATGTTTCACCGACGCCCTTAACACGTTTGACTTTCTTCATTTTGAGTTTGGGATCGTAGGGGGTGGAACAATCTTTGTGTCTTGCAATTCCTGTGGCACAGTCCATTTGGACTCTAGAGGAACAACGTTAATAGCTTTGGAGTATTCAAGGAGGTAAGTTTCAACTTTATAAATAGACGAAAAGTACTCATATATGGAGTTACCATAACCTTCGCCATCACCGTACTTTGCTCTCAAAGTGGCCATCGCATGTTCGCACGACAGTTTCACCAAGACATATTTCCTACAAGAACAACTCCTCTCCAAGAGCTTGACCTTAACAGTAACACCATTATCGAACATGGTGAATTGGTTGAGATCTCCGTATGCATTAGtcacatacaaggaatcgctcacactcttattatcccttaggataTTTTCCGCACAAGACACAAATTTGTTATTTGAATTGTCGACAAATGCATGCCGCTTCCTGAAATTTTCACCATATTttctagcaattgaattgaatatgtacgacaCGGGATACATCCGTTCATCTGTCAACTCCGAGTTGAGCAATTTagcgatgtttgtggtcatcacatcgTATCAATTGCCCGGGATGTGTGCTCTACTCCACTTTTACAAACTAAGTATATTTTCAAGGACATGTGTG from the Capsicum annuum cultivar UCD-10X-F1 chromosome 9, UCD10Xv1.1, whole genome shotgun sequence genome contains:
- the LOC107841253 gene encoding uncharacterized protein LOC107841253 translates to MTTNIAKLLNSELTDERMYPVSYIFNSIARKYGENFRKRHAFVDNSNNKFVSCAENILRDNKSVSDSLYVTNAYGDLNQFTMFDNGVTVKVKLLERSCSCRKYVLVKLSCEHAMATLRAKYGDGEGYGNSIYEYFSSIYKVETYLLEYSKAINVVPLESKWTVPQELQDTKIVPPPTIPNSK